A single window of Aspergillus flavus chromosome 4, complete sequence DNA harbors:
- a CDS encoding glycosyl hydrolase family 71-domain-containing protein yields the protein MKQHLDRILDHVHTPEKLRHHHHHDHQQEHQPPVQAVPPVVAQHAPQGVPTPPGSHNVFAHFIIGNAYYMTPDQWELDIIEAQKAHIDGFALNIAPQDHHTDRALQAAYDAAEKIGNFSLFISFDYLSGGPWPADRVITIVNSYKNRKAQFHYEEKPLVSTFEGVGNAGDWPNIKAATGCLFIPCWTSMGPAGIRNVLNDIDGAFSWDAWPVGAEDKKVTNDLEWMKALSGKPYMMPVAPWFYTNLPQWGKNWLWRGDDLWHYRWKQVIELQPPLVQILSWNDYGETHYIGPVYEAGVPEGASRYIANHPHDAWRTFLPHYIDGYRRNIANHHSNPARTSLHQKHPISYAEKIVYWYRLNPGQSGSADGTTGNNPGIGQPEMKPHELSQDKVFLLSPPSHSSRPSPTPCLLLSFTFDMTKRSVLDLRDSAMAYRLSAQLPEPSPATIATPVARSGPFAPEDYTKPYCEFMTANPTIFHAVDGFTRQLESQGYKRLPERETWNSKLEKGGKYYVTRNGSAFISFSIGRDYKSGNGMAIVAGHIDALTAKLKPVSKLPNKAGFSQLGVAPYAGALSDTWWDRDLSIGGRVLVQDSNTGKVESKLVKLDWPIARIPTLAPHFGAPSQGPFNKETQMVPIIGVDNSDLFQQQAPSKIDQDNGIKPGTFAATQPEKLVKVISKELGITDYSSIISWELELYDSQPAQVGGLDKDLIFAGRIDDKLCCYAAQEALLASSDSTSTSSIKMVGMFDDEEIGSLLRQGARSNFMSSVIERITEAFSPNYGPNVLSQTVANSFFVSSDVIHAVNPNFLGVYLENHAPRLNVGVAVSADSNGHMTTDSVSYGFIKRVADRCGSTLQVFQIRNDSRSGGTIGPMTSSRIGMRAIDVGIPQLSMHSIRATTGSLDPGLGVKLFKGFFDYFEEVDKEFADF from the exons ATGAAACAACATCTCGATCGTATTCTCGACCATGTCCATACCCCGGAGAAACTCCgtcaccatcatcaccacgACCACCAGCAAGAGCATCAACCCCCAGTACAAG CAGTTCCACCCGTTGTTGCTCAACATGCGCCACAGGGCGTTCCCACGCCGCCTGGCTCGCATAATGTCTTCGCCCACTTCATC ATCGGCAATGCGTACTACATGACGCCAGATCAGTGGGAGTTGGACATTATAGAGGCGCAGAAAGCCCACATTGATGGGTTTGCATTGAACATTGCACCGCAAGACCATCACACCGATCGAGCCCTCCAAGCAGCATATGATGCTGCTGAAAAGATTGGAAACTTTTCCCTGTTTATATCGTTTGACTACCTTTCCGGTGGGCCCTGGCCGGCAGATCGAGTTATCACTATCGTCAATTCGTATAAGAATCGAAAGGCGCAGTTCCACTACGAGGAGAAGCCACTGGTATCGACATTTGAAGGTGTCGGCAACGCTGGTGACTGGCCGAATATCAAGGCCGCTACAGGTTGTTTATTTATCCCCTGCTGGACAAGTATGGGACCAGCTGGTATACGCAATGTTTTAAATGATATCGATGGTGCTTTTAGCTGGGATGCTTGGCCAGTTGGtgcagaagacaagaaggtgACAAACGACCTGGAATGGATGAAAGCTCTCTCAGGTAAACCATATATGATGCCCGTCGCTCCCTGGTTCTACACGAACCTCCCTCAATGGGGAAAGAATTGGCTCTGGCGTGGAGATGATTTATGGCACTATCGCTGGAAGCAGGTCATTGAATTGCAACCGCCTCTTGTCCAG ATCTTGAGTTGGAACGACTATGGAGAGACGCATTACATCGGCCCAGTCTACGAGGCTGGAGTGCCTGAAGGGGCTTCGCGATATATCGCTAATCACCCTCACGATGCATGGCGAACTTTTCTGCCTCATTATATTGACGGGTACAGACGGAACATCGCGAACCACCACAGTAACCCAGCCAGAACTTCCCTCCACCAAAAGCATCCCATATCCTATGCAGAAAAGATTGTATATTGGTATCGATTGAACCCCGGGCAGTCGGGTAGCGCCGACGGCACAACCGGTAACAACCCAGGCATAGGTCAACCAGAAATGAAACCCCATGAACTCTCTCAGGACAAGGTGTTC CTgctctctcctccttctcactCTTCTAGACCCTCCCCTACTCCTTgcctcctcctttccttta CCTTCGACATGACCAAAAGGAGTGTCCTTGATCTCCGTGATTCTGCCATGGCTTATCGCCTGTCGGCCCAGCTTCCTGAGCCCTCCCCAGCCACCATTGCAACCCCAGTGGCGAGGAGTGGCCCCTTCGCCCCGGAAGATTACACGAAACCATACTGCGAATTCATGACAGCAAACCCCACGATCTTTCACGCCGTTGATGGTTTCACCAGGCAGCTCGAAAGCCAGGGATACAAGCGCCTTCCCGAGCGCGAGACGTGGAACTCCAAGTTAGAGAAGGGTGGGAAGTACTACGTCACTCGGAATGGTAGTGCTTTCATCTCATTCTCAATTGGAAGAGATTATAAAAGTGGCAATGGAATGGCCATTGTTGCAGGTCATATCGATGCACTCACCGCCAAATTGAAGCCCGTGTCCAAGCTGCCCAACAAGGCTGGCTTTTCCCAGCTCGGAGTTGCGCCCTACGCAGGCGCTCTGAGTGACACATGGTGGGACCGCGATCTCTCAATAGGTGGCCGTGTTCTGGTCCAAGACTCCAACACCGGGAAAGTCGAGTCCAAATTAGTCAAATTGGACTGGCCCATTGCTCGGATCCCAACCCTGGCACCTCATTTCGGGGCTCCCTCGCAAGGCCCCTTCAACAAAGAGACTCAGATGGTGCCTATAATTGGCGTTGATAACTCCGATCTTTTCCAGCAGCAAGCCCCATCCAAGATAGATCAAGACAACGGGATCAAACCTGGTACATTTGCAGCCACGCAACCGGAAAAGCTTGTCAAAGTCATATCCAAGGAGCTTGGTATCACAGACTACAGCTCGATTATAAGCTGGGAGCTGGAGCTGTATGACAGTCAACCAGCACAAGTTGGTGGCCTGGACAAGGACCTGATTTTTGCTGGTCGCATTGACGATAAGCTCTGCTGCTATGCCGCTCAGGAAGCTCTGCTTGCCTCATCCGACAGTACTTCAACTAGCTCTATCAAGATGGTCGGTATGTttgatgacgaggaaattGGAAGCCTGCTTCGCCAGGGAGCTCGATCCAACTTCATGAGCAGTGTCATAGAGCGTATTACGGAAGCCTTCTCACCCAATTACGGTCCTAACGTGCTGTCTCAAACTGTGGCGAACAGCTTCTTCGTGTCTTCGGACGTCATCCATGCGGTCAATCCGAACTTCCTTGGTGTCTATCTTGAGAACCATGCTCCCCGTCTGAACGTCGGTGTGGCCGTCTCGGCTGACTCTAACGGCCATATGACAACAGACAGTGTGAGCTACGGATTCATCAAGCGTGTCGCTGATCGATGTGGCTCGACCTTGCAGGTCTTCCAGATTCGTAATGACTCCCGTAGTGGCGGGACTATTGGACCCATGACCAGTTCTCGCATTGGCATGAGGGCCATTGACGTGGGGATCCCGCAGTTGAGTATGCACAGTATCCGTGCGACTACCGGTAGTTTGGATCCGGGATTGGGTGTGAAGCTGTTCAAGGGCTTTTTCGACTATTTCGAGGAGGTGGACAAGGAATTTGCAGATTTCTGA
- a CDS encoding chaperonin 10-like protein codes for MPKPRVVDEGDVIVKVTGSTICGSDLHLYHGVIPQLEKGDVLGHEFCGVVESVGPTVKKVKAGDRVVAAFPIACGECRNCKEQLTSACERTNENSITNAMYGKRTAGMFGYSHFTGGFAGGQAEYVRVPYGDVNLLQLPADVPDEKGLYLSDVLATAYHCVVDTGVKKGDVVAIWGGGPIGQMAAEYSFSQGATRVILIDGGEGAWRLDFVTSKIPKLETIDFSNLPRGESITSQLKKIVPGGPDVALECAAGEYAKGWAHYFEMLLGMETDTSEILNEMITAVRPFGRIGVTGVYAGYVSKTAVFCSLVFSH; via the exons ATGCCAAAACCAAGAGTTGTGGATGAGGGCGATGTGATAGTCAAGGTAACTGGTAGCACAATCTGTGGAAGTGACCTTCATCTATACCATG GTGTCATCCCCCAATTAGAGAAGGGCGATGTTCTCGGCCATGAGTTCTGTGGTGTTGTCGAAAGCGTGGGACCAACTGTAaagaaggtcaaggctgGAGATCGCGTTGTTGCGGCTTTCCCAATTGCTTGTGGAGAATGCAGAAACTGTAAGGAGCAATTGACATCAGCCTGTGAACGGACGAATGAAAACTCCATTACGAATGCGATGTACGGTAAACGGACAGCAG GGATGTTCGGTTATAGCCATTTCACCGGAGGGTTCGCGGGAGGTCAAGCAGAGTACGTTCGTGTGCCTTACGGCGATGTTAATCTACTGCAGCTCCCAGCGGACGTTCCAGATGAGAAAGGTCTCTACCTTTCGGATGTCCTGGCAACCGCCTATCATTGCGTCGTTGATACGGGCGTGAAGAAAGGCGATGTTGTAGCCATTTGGGGCGGAGGCCCAATCGGCCAGATGGCTGCGGAATACAGCTTTAGCCAGGGGGCCACTCGTGTCATCCTTATCGACGGGGGAGAGGGAGCGTGGAGGTTGGATTTTGTCACGAGCAAGATACCAAAGCTTGAGACAATAGATTTCAGCAATCTACCAAGAGGAGAATCGATCACCTCCCAGCTAAAAAAGATTGTACCTGGAGGGCCAGATGTGGCGCTAGAATGTGCCGCAGGAGAGTATGCTAAAGGATGGGCACATTATTTCGAGATGCTCCTGGGAATGGAGACGGACACCTCGGAAATTCTGAATGAGATGATCACTGCTGTCCGGCCATTTGGACGAATCGGTGTAACCGGTGTCTATGCTGGCTACGTAAGTAAAACCGCCGTATTCTGTAGCCTTGTCTTCAGCCATTGA